The following is a genomic window from Brachionichthys hirsutus isolate HB-005 chromosome 10, CSIRO-AGI_Bhir_v1, whole genome shotgun sequence.
ACCACCTCAGACTCAGTCAGAAATGTGTCTTGTTAGAattatggtaaaaaaaaaaatatggcatgaaaaaaatatctcTTCTAATCACATCCAGATGTGAACCAAATCAACGTGCAATTTTGTCTTCCTGTCATTATTCAATCTGCCATCAGACTCACATCACCGCAGACCAATCAATAATGTTTACTGTCAACAGAGAACCTGTAAGCATTTCTAGGAGCTgcatcctgacccccccccccccccccctgttccaTGCGTTCTAGCTGGTGGTACCGGAGTACTCCATCCACGGGCTCTTCTGCCTGATGTTCATGTGTGCCGGAGAGTGGGTCACACTTGGCCTGAATATCCCGCTGCTCTTCTACCACCTGTGGAGGTACGGTCCCCGGAGCGCACGTCTTGATGAGCTGCCGTCCTTGCGTCGCGAGTTAAAAGTCAAACCTCTGCATCGTCAGGTTTCTCCACCGGCCGGCTGACGGGTCAGAGGCCATGTACGACCCGGTCAGCGTGATGAACGCCGACATTCTCAATTACTGCCAGAAGGAGTCCTGGTGTAAACTGGGCTTCTATCTGATCTCCTTCTTCTATTATCTCTACAGGTGAGTGTGGATTTAGGTCTTCTCGATACGCCGTCAGGttgaaataatgacattttgttttgtaaaatctGCTTTCTCTTTCCTGCTGAAGTATGGTTTATGCCTTGGTGAGCTTTTAACGGATTTGGAGGAATAAAAAAGGAAGACGCCATAAGAACGACAGAACAAGTTGTCCTCTCTCCGTGTTATCCTTCCCATCACTGGCTTGGGTTTCCAGAAGTCTGACTTTGGACCGAACAAGAAGACCAGTCTATGTGATAATGTGAATGTAGGCGTCGCCTCCACTCGATTATTGCCGCTCTATCCCAAGATACTGCTGCCGGAAGAACGGACTTGCTTTTGAAGAgctgagaggaaagagaaagacgTCACCGCAAGTGTGTgcgcgcctgtgtgtgtgtgtgtgtgttgcctttgAAATAATATCCTTCTGAAGGGCTGGAGTTTTATGATCCACTTTCTCAACTCACTGTGAATCTAAAAACACTTAGGGCCTGGAAAACGAAATAATACGCGTGTAAAGTCAGGCTCTGAACAAGCTGGAATCATTCCATGTGATCGAAACCCCTGCTTTGATCGTGCTGCACAAATCTGTCAGAAACGGGTCCTGTTGTACATGAGAAAGGAAGACGGAGGCCTTATAGGGACAGAGCAGACTATGTGTGCACAGACATGGATGGAAAAACCTACAAACACATCCCCTCCATCCCAGCAGCCTCTGCCAAATGTCTCACTCTATCCGAGACGGCAAGGAATGAGCCGTAACCCCGACTCCACTCAGCGCTTGTAACGCTGATCAGTTTACCTGCAGCTGGAAGGACACGTCAGAAAAAGCTTCATGTTCAGGTGTCTGTTTAACACCCAAAGTGACGTCCAGCAAAGAGTCGGTTACAGGTAAAAAGTTAGAACGTCTCACATTTTGagatggaaatgaaaacacattccTGTATTCAGTGACGGTTCCACATCTGCGTCCGTCAGTTTTACCAGAGTCTGAGCTGAGGTAGAATATAGAAACCTTACGTAACAAAAAAGCCATTCAGGGCGGACGGGCGCATGGCGAGGATGGGGTTCCGCTCCGAGTGGCTGAGATGCCCGCCACGTCTCAGCGCCGCGTGTGGAACAAGGTGGCGGCGACGCATCTGGTATTCAGACGTGGCGctcaaaaacatcaaaagcaaCTCAAATGTGCTCCTTAACATGAAATCACATGAACAATGCTTGTGatattctttattttcattattacaATAAATACAGAACAGAATATTATAAGTATTATACTAGTGCTACATACATTATTGCTGTACATTTTGTATAGTTAGGCGAGGTACAATGGTCAATTGgacccatatatatatatatatagatataagCATTACACATGGATTACATAGCAATACCATAGGATAAGGCTGGTCTTGT
Proteins encoded in this region:
- the cnih2 gene encoding protein cornichon homolog 2 encodes the protein MAFTFAAFCYMLTLVLCAALIFFVIWQIIAFDELRTDFKNPIDQSNPTRARERILNIERICNLLRRLVVPEYSIHGLFCLMFMCAGEWVTLGLNIPLLFYHLWRFLHRPADGSEAMYDPVSVMNADILNYCQKESWCKLGFYLISFFYYLYSMVYALVSF